One window from the genome of Spiractinospora alimapuensis encodes:
- a CDS encoding FdrA family protein produces MTTDTANGDIAVRVYPGTYRDSVSLMLLSREVATMDGVADALVGMGTAVNLQSFTEMGAPVPSDVAENDLIVAVQAADPAVREAAFARAEAGDATRPTGATGGGERRARSVRTAARVPGQAPASLALVSVPGPHAAGVALEALNEGLDVMVFSDNVPLKHEIALKRTAERLGRLVMGPDCGTAVLQGACLGFANVTRPGTVGVVAASGTGAQHLMSLLDAAHVGVSHCLGVGGRDLSEEVGASSAVRALDILDADPQTDRIVVISKPPAPAAAERLTAHAATLSKPVHTILLGTQGQDITSAVEEVLHAQGVAVPEWPQWAPGSPGGRSARSGALRGLYCGGTLAEEALLVVEAELGAVSSNLGKRAAESETPHRVVDFGADEFTQGRPHPMIDPMPREEQLRAELLDEDCAVVLLDVVLGHGAHPDPASGVAAVVRDGRALGSTTPVIVSLCGTQDDPQDLTRQAETLQAAGAEVYVSNAAAARRAARLAAGKD; encoded by the coding sequence GTGACGACGGACACGGCGAACGGCGACATCGCGGTGCGGGTCTATCCCGGGACCTACCGCGACTCCGTGAGCCTCATGCTTCTCAGCCGCGAGGTCGCGACGATGGACGGTGTCGCCGACGCTCTGGTCGGAATGGGGACGGCGGTCAACCTGCAGTCCTTCACTGAGATGGGGGCCCCGGTTCCCAGCGATGTCGCTGAGAATGACCTGATCGTGGCGGTGCAGGCCGCCGATCCCGCTGTGCGTGAGGCCGCGTTCGCCCGCGCGGAGGCCGGCGACGCCACGCGGCCGACGGGCGCGACGGGCGGCGGTGAGCGACGCGCGCGCAGTGTCCGCACCGCGGCGCGGGTGCCGGGTCAGGCCCCGGCGAGCCTCGCCCTGGTGTCGGTGCCCGGGCCGCACGCCGCCGGAGTCGCCCTCGAGGCCCTCAACGAAGGTCTCGACGTCATGGTGTTCAGCGACAACGTGCCGCTGAAGCACGAGATCGCGCTCAAGCGCACCGCCGAACGCCTGGGACGCCTGGTGATGGGGCCGGACTGTGGTACGGCGGTCCTCCAGGGGGCGTGTCTCGGATTCGCCAATGTCACCCGTCCCGGCACGGTCGGCGTGGTCGCCGCCTCCGGGACCGGCGCTCAGCACCTGATGAGTCTGCTGGACGCCGCGCATGTCGGTGTGAGCCACTGCCTTGGGGTGGGCGGCCGTGACCTCTCGGAGGAGGTTGGCGCGAGCTCCGCCGTACGCGCGCTGGACATCCTCGACGCCGATCCACAGACGGACCGGATCGTCGTCATCTCCAAACCGCCGGCGCCCGCCGCGGCCGAGCGGCTCACGGCGCACGCGGCGACGCTCAGCAAGCCGGTGCACACGATCCTGCTGGGCACCCAGGGCCAGGACATCACCAGCGCCGTGGAGGAGGTCCTTCACGCTCAGGGCGTGGCCGTACCGGAGTGGCCCCAGTGGGCCCCCGGTTCTCCCGGCGGTCGCTCCGCCAGGTCCGGAGCCCTGCGCGGCCTGTACTGCGGTGGCACCCTCGCCGAGGAGGCGCTGTTGGTCGTCGAGGCGGAGCTGGGCGCCGTCTCCTCCAACCTGGGCAAGCGCGCGGCCGAGTCGGAGACGCCGCACCGTGTGGTGGACTTCGGGGCCGACGAGTTCACCCAGGGACGCCCCCACCCGATGATCGACCCGATGCCACGGGAGGAGCAGCTCCGCGCCGAGCTGCTGGACGAGGACTGCGCCGTCGTCCTGCTGGACGTCGTGCTGGGCCACGGCGCGCACCCCGACCCCGCGTCCGGTGTCGCCGCCGTGGTGCGTGACGGGCGCGCACTGGGCAGCACGACCCCGGTGATCGTTTCCTTGTGCGGGACGCAGGACGACCCGCAGGACCTGACCCGTCAGGCGGAAACCCTTCAGGCCGCGGGTGCCGAGGTCTACGTCTCCAACGCCGCCGCGGCCCGCCGCGCCGCGCGTCTCGCCGCCGGGAAGGACTAA
- a CDS encoding YlbE family protein has protein sequence MPSTESRLTSEAPSVVTVGAELLTDTLTAQGAPVHPVDFRPPLAGDGVDDALVDVLADPRRAEANETALNRVLGVRPRLVDVRPASEFLGLRPGTFYHAGPPIAWKDASGPLRGALIGAMLFEGLAQSPEEAEKALAEGAATLEPCHHHGGVGPMAGVVSPSMWVFVLRDEADPERYSWCSLNEGLGKVLRYGAYGPEVVERLRWMSSVLGPVLRDAVRARGPIDLGTILAQMLHMGDEAHNRNRAGTLMLLRDLLPNLVAGDHPAEDLAEVMRFVGGNDHFFLNLAMPALKLMLDAGRDVPGSSLVVAMARNGTEFGIQVSGTGDQWFTGPAQYPEGLFLGSYGPDDANPDIGDSAITETGGMGGFVMAAAPAIVRLVGGDAAFAMDATQNMYEITNDDHPLFQLPILDFRGSPTGIDVAKVVSTGILPQINTGMAGRVPGTGQVGAGLVTPPAECFTKAIRALGEAAEAP, from the coding sequence ATGCCGTCTACAGAGTCGCGACTCACCTCCGAGGCCCCCTCGGTCGTCACCGTTGGCGCCGAACTGCTCACCGACACCCTGACTGCGCAGGGTGCTCCCGTGCACCCGGTGGACTTCCGTCCCCCGCTCGCCGGCGACGGTGTCGACGACGCCCTGGTCGACGTCCTCGCCGACCCGAGGCGCGCCGAAGCGAACGAGACCGCCCTCAACCGTGTGCTCGGAGTTCGTCCCCGCCTGGTGGACGTGCGGCCGGCGAGTGAGTTCCTGGGACTGAGGCCCGGTACCTTCTACCACGCGGGCCCACCCATCGCCTGGAAGGACGCGTCCGGTCCGCTGCGCGGCGCCCTGATCGGGGCCATGCTGTTCGAGGGCCTGGCGCAGTCCCCCGAGGAGGCCGAGAAGGCGCTCGCCGAGGGTGCCGCGACGCTGGAACCGTGCCACCACCACGGTGGGGTCGGCCCCATGGCGGGGGTCGTCAGCCCGTCGATGTGGGTGTTCGTTCTGCGGGACGAGGCGGACCCCGAGCGCTACTCCTGGTGCTCGCTCAACGAGGGTCTGGGCAAGGTGCTGCGCTACGGAGCGTACGGGCCCGAGGTCGTCGAACGCCTGCGGTGGATGTCGTCCGTGCTGGGCCCCGTGCTGCGGGACGCCGTGCGGGCACGCGGACCGATCGATCTCGGGACGATCCTCGCCCAGATGCTGCACATGGGCGACGAGGCGCACAACCGCAACCGTGCGGGCACCCTCATGTTGCTCCGAGACCTGCTGCCCAACCTGGTCGCGGGCGACCACCCGGCCGAGGACCTGGCCGAGGTGATGCGTTTCGTCGGGGGCAACGACCACTTCTTCCTCAACCTGGCCATGCCGGCGCTGAAGTTGATGCTCGACGCCGGACGGGACGTCCCGGGGTCCTCTCTCGTCGTGGCGATGGCGCGTAATGGCACGGAGTTCGGGATCCAGGTGTCGGGAACGGGGGACCAGTGGTTCACCGGACCGGCACAGTACCCGGAGGGCCTGTTCCTCGGTAGCTACGGCCCCGACGACGCCAACCCCGACATCGGAGACTCCGCGATCACCGAGACCGGCGGGATGGGCGGGTTCGTCATGGCGGCGGCCCCCGCCATCGTGCGTCTGGTGGGCGGTGACGCGGCGTTCGCGATGGACGCGACCCAGAACATGTACGAGATCACCAACGACGACCACCCCTTGTTCCAGCTTCCGATTCTGGACTTCCGGGGGTCACCGACCGGGATCGACGTCGCCAAGGTGGTGTCCACCGGGATCCTGCCGCAGATCAACACCGGAATGGCCGGACGGGTCCCCGGTACCGGTCAGGTCGGCGCCGGCCTGGTCACTCCGCCGGCGGAGTGCTTCACCAAGGCGATTCGCGCCCTCGGGGAGGCCGCCGAGGCGCCGTGA
- a CDS encoding Dps family protein codes for MSSQPSLHQKGKIVQEFGTVRQFPLGLSYDARMYSCERLNRVLADTRILRDMYKKHHWVMRGETFYQLHLLMDKHASEQTELIDTMAERIQTLGGVAVGDPRHVAELTQIPRTPDGVEEVPAMLSRLLEAHETILIESHDAAARVQELGDDGTNDVLVSDVIRTGELEAWFVAEHLVDTPLVKA; via the coding sequence TTGTCGAGTCAACCGTCGCTGCACCAGAAGGGCAAGATCGTCCAGGAGTTCGGCACCGTACGGCAGTTCCCGCTGGGCCTGTCCTACGACGCCCGCATGTACTCCTGTGAGCGCCTGAACCGGGTGCTGGCAGACACGCGGATCCTGCGCGACATGTACAAGAAGCATCACTGGGTGATGCGCGGGGAGACCTTCTACCAGCTTCATCTCCTGATGGACAAACACGCCTCGGAGCAGACCGAGCTCATCGACACGATGGCGGAACGCATCCAGACGCTCGGCGGTGTCGCCGTCGGCGACCCACGCCACGTCGCGGAGCTCACGCAGATTCCCCGCACCCCCGACGGTGTGGAGGAGGTCCCCGCGATGCTCTCCCGGTTGCTCGAGGCGCACGAGACCATCCTCATCGAGAGTCACGACGCCGCCGCGCGGGTGCAGGAGTTGGGCGACGACGGCACCAACGACGTCCTCGTCTCCGACGTCATTCGCACCGGTGAGCTCGAAGCCTGGTTCGTGGCGGAGCACCTGGTCGACACCCCGCTGGTCAAGGCCTGA
- a CDS encoding ATP-binding protein, with translation MKIAFVGKGGSGKTTIAALFTRYLAETGHPVVAIDADINQHLAAALGVSDATAAQIPPLGLHVGDIKEILRGTNPRITTPSAMAKTTPPGSGSRLLDLGPGNPVHDRFGHQVEGATLMLTGPFSEEDLGTSCYHSKVGAVELYLNHLVDGHDEYVVVDMTAGADSFASGLFTRFDMTFLVAEPTVRGVSVHRQYAEYARDHDVTIQVVGNKVRGADDVEFLTDHVGDALLTHLGQSEFVRAMEKGRHPSLTSLEPENLKALGILRDTVDATPKDWQRFTRQGIEFHIRNARRWGGAAEAELVAQVDPDFTLGPDALATLDGQRS, from the coding sequence TTGAAGATCGCGTTCGTGGGCAAGGGAGGAAGCGGCAAGACCACCATTGCCGCGCTGTTCACGCGGTACCTCGCGGAGACCGGTCACCCGGTGGTCGCGATCGACGCCGACATCAACCAACACCTCGCCGCCGCGCTCGGCGTCAGCGACGCCACCGCCGCCCAGATCCCACCGCTCGGGCTCCACGTCGGCGACATCAAGGAGATCCTGCGGGGCACCAACCCCCGGATCACCACGCCGTCGGCGATGGCCAAGACCACGCCACCGGGCTCCGGCTCGCGTCTCCTCGACCTCGGTCCCGGTAACCCCGTCCACGACAGGTTCGGGCACCAGGTCGAGGGGGCGACCCTCATGCTGACGGGCCCCTTCAGCGAGGAGGACCTCGGTACGTCCTGCTACCACTCCAAGGTCGGCGCGGTCGAGCTGTACCTCAACCACCTCGTGGACGGTCACGACGAGTACGTCGTGGTGGACATGACGGCGGGCGCGGACTCCTTCGCCTCCGGCCTGTTCACCCGCTTCGACATGACGTTCCTGGTCGCCGAGCCCACGGTTCGCGGTGTGAGTGTGCACCGGCAGTACGCCGAGTACGCGCGGGACCACGATGTCACGATCCAGGTCGTGGGCAACAAGGTGCGCGGAGCCGACGACGTGGAGTTCCTGACCGATCACGTGGGCGACGCGCTACTCACCCACCTCGGGCAGTCGGAGTTCGTCCGGGCGATGGAGAAGGGCCGCCACCCGAGCCTGACCAGCCTCGAACCCGAGAACCTCAAGGCGTTGGGCATCCTGCGTGACACGGTCGACGCCACACCCAAGGACTGGCAGCGGTTCACACGCCAGGGCATCGAGTTCCACATCCGCAACGCCCGCCGCTGGGGCGGTGCCGCCGAGGCCGAACTGGTGGCCCAGGTCGACCCGGACTTCACACTCGGCCCGGACGCGCTCGCGACGTTGGACGGCCAGCGGTCATGA
- a CDS encoding GNAT family N-acetyltransferase encodes MLRTASVRVLGDRDHADVRRLLDADPVRHVFVNSRLRSNGFDPGRLGAELWGYVEDGELQALCYSGANLVPVNAGSRAAWHFAEQARWRGRRCSSIVGPVDEVTDLWRHLEPHWGPPRAIRARQPVLEITALPAHVRPDPGVRRVTMENFPLLYPACVAMFTEEVGVSPSGDSRDGDALYRSRTEELVRSGRSFAHIEDGRVVFKAEIGAVTPQACQVQGVWVHPELRGQGRSVPGMAAVVRAALADFAPRVTLYVNDFNLPARAAYDHVGFREVDAAMSILF; translated from the coding sequence ATGCTTCGGACCGCATCCGTGCGTGTTCTCGGGGATCGTGATCACGCCGATGTGCGGCGTCTGTTGGACGCCGACCCCGTGCGACACGTGTTCGTGAACTCACGGCTGAGGTCGAACGGTTTCGACCCCGGGCGGCTCGGGGCCGAGCTGTGGGGATACGTCGAAGACGGTGAACTTCAGGCCCTGTGCTACTCCGGGGCGAACCTGGTGCCGGTGAACGCGGGGTCCCGCGCCGCGTGGCACTTCGCCGAGCAGGCACGATGGCGCGGTCGTCGGTGCTCCTCGATCGTGGGCCCCGTCGATGAGGTCACCGACCTGTGGCGTCATCTGGAGCCGCACTGGGGGCCACCCCGGGCGATCCGCGCCCGGCAACCCGTCCTGGAGATCACGGCTCTGCCGGCACACGTGCGGCCGGACCCCGGGGTGCGGCGGGTGACCATGGAGAACTTTCCGCTGCTGTACCCGGCCTGTGTCGCGATGTTCACCGAAGAGGTCGGTGTCTCGCCCAGCGGGGACAGTCGCGACGGGGACGCGCTCTACCGGTCGCGCACCGAGGAGCTGGTCCGCAGCGGACGTTCCTTCGCCCACATCGAGGATGGTCGCGTCGTCTTCAAGGCCGAGATCGGGGCGGTGACGCCGCAGGCCTGTCAGGTGCAGGGCGTGTGGGTCCACCCGGAACTGCGCGGCCAGGGTCGTTCGGTCCCCGGAATGGCCGCCGTCGTGCGGGCCGCGCTGGCCGACTTCGCGCCGCGGGTCACCCTCTACGTCAACGACTTCAACCTCCCCGCCCGCGCGGCCTACGATCACGTCGGCTTTCGCGAGGTCGACGCCGCGATGTCCATCCTGTTCTGA
- the ispG gene encoding flavodoxin-dependent (E)-4-hydroxy-3-methylbut-2-enyl-diphosphate synthase, whose protein sequence is MAVDLGMPDTPMRPLAERRPTRRIMVGDVPVGGGAPVSVQSMTTTVTADINATLQQIAELTASGCQIVRVAVPSADDAEALPIIAKKSQIPVIADIHFQPRYVFAAIEAGCAAVRVNPGNIKKFDDKVGEISRAARDAGVPIRIGVNAGSLDKRLLDKYGKATPEALVESALWECSLFEEHDFRDIKISVKHHDPVVMIQAYRQLSQQCDYPLHLGVTEAGPAFQGTVKSAAAFGALLAEGIGDTIRVSLSAPPAEEVKVGAQILESLGMRERGLEIVSCPSCGRAQVDVYQLADDVTAGLEGMDVPLRVAVMGCVVNGPGEARDADLGVASGNGKGQIFVKGEVVKTVPEDQIVETLIAEATRLAEEIGESASGQPSVSVS, encoded by the coding sequence ATGGCTGTCGATCTGGGAATGCCGGATACTCCGATGCGTCCGCTCGCGGAGCGTCGCCCCACCCGGCGGATCATGGTGGGCGACGTCCCCGTCGGTGGGGGAGCGCCCGTCTCGGTGCAGTCCATGACCACCACGGTCACCGCTGACATCAACGCGACCCTGCAGCAGATCGCGGAGCTCACCGCGTCGGGCTGCCAGATCGTCCGCGTCGCCGTGCCGAGCGCCGACGACGCCGAGGCGCTTCCGATCATCGCGAAGAAGTCGCAGATCCCCGTCATCGCCGACATTCACTTCCAGCCGCGTTACGTCTTCGCCGCGATCGAGGCCGGTTGCGCCGCGGTTCGCGTCAACCCGGGAAACATCAAGAAGTTCGACGACAAGGTCGGTGAGATCTCACGCGCCGCGCGGGACGCCGGCGTGCCGATCCGGATCGGTGTCAACGCCGGCTCCCTGGACAAGCGGCTGTTGGACAAGTACGGGAAGGCCACTCCCGAGGCGCTGGTCGAGTCGGCGCTGTGGGAGTGCTCGCTGTTCGAGGAGCACGACTTCCGCGACATCAAGATCTCGGTCAAGCACCACGACCCGGTCGTCATGATCCAGGCCTACCGGCAGCTCTCCCAGCAGTGCGACTACCCGCTGCATCTCGGGGTGACCGAGGCGGGCCCGGCGTTCCAGGGCACCGTGAAGTCCGCCGCCGCGTTCGGCGCCCTCCTCGCCGAGGGGATCGGCGACACCATCCGCGTGTCCCTGTCCGCGCCCCCGGCCGAGGAGGTCAAGGTCGGTGCGCAGATCCTGGAGTCACTGGGGATGCGCGAGCGTGGCCTGGAGATCGTCTCCTGCCCGAGTTGTGGCCGGGCGCAGGTCGACGTCTACCAGTTGGCCGACGACGTCACCGCGGGGCTCGAGGGCATGGACGTCCCGCTGCGCGTGGCCGTCATGGGGTGCGTGGTGAACGGTCCCGGTGAGGCGCGGGACGCGGACCTGGGCGTGGCCTCGGGCAACGGCAAGGGGCAGATCTTCGTCAAGGGTGAGGTCGTCAAGACCGTCCCGGAGGACCAGATCGTGGAGACCCTGATCGCCGAGGCCACCCGCCTGGCGGAGGAGATCGGCGAGTCCGCTTCCGGCCAGCCCAGTGTCTCGGTGAGCTGA
- a CDS encoding M50 family metallopeptidase — protein MTAVLTTLGILAFVLALVLSVAWHELGHMAAAKMFGIRCTQFFVGFGKTLWSRTWGETEYGIKAFPLGGFVRMVGMIPPSRHDPEASGKPMSRWRAMIEDARDAARVDLEPGDEDRQFYQRAPWKRLIVMFAGPVMNLVLAIVIFAVVMMGFGFFESTTTVGRVNECVVAAGEDVEGCPDNAPPTPALEAGIQEGDRILSVDGQETPDWGALQSTIRESGGATTIVLERDGETLTVQADVIESEVASLDENGEPIVRTDADGEPIVDEQGRYIPETEPAGFLGFTPLQERQPLTAGETVVEIGTISKDVVVHLVALPTKIPGLWEAAFLGGEREADSPVGVVGASRLGGEIVAMEIPAVDRTVMMLMLLATVNFFLFAFNMLPILPLDGGHILGAVWESVRRWWARMFTRPDPGPFDVAKLMPVAYVVVACFIGFSVLLLVADVVNPVRLIQ, from the coding sequence ATGACCGCTGTGCTGACAACGCTTGGCATCCTCGCGTTCGTCCTGGCGCTCGTGCTGTCGGTCGCGTGGCACGAGCTGGGACACATGGCAGCCGCCAAGATGTTCGGCATTCGCTGCACCCAGTTCTTCGTCGGGTTCGGCAAGACACTGTGGTCCCGCACCTGGGGTGAGACCGAGTACGGCATCAAGGCCTTCCCGCTGGGAGGGTTCGTGCGCATGGTGGGGATGATCCCGCCGTCGCGACACGACCCGGAGGCGTCCGGCAAGCCGATGTCGCGCTGGCGGGCGATGATCGAGGACGCGCGGGACGCCGCGCGGGTCGATCTCGAGCCCGGCGACGAGGACCGTCAGTTCTACCAGCGCGCGCCGTGGAAGCGGTTGATCGTGATGTTCGCCGGCCCGGTCATGAACCTGGTCCTGGCCATCGTGATCTTCGCCGTGGTGATGATGGGCTTCGGGTTCTTCGAGAGCACGACCACGGTCGGACGGGTCAACGAGTGCGTCGTGGCCGCCGGCGAGGACGTCGAGGGCTGCCCGGACAACGCGCCGCCGACACCGGCGCTGGAGGCCGGGATCCAGGAGGGCGACCGGATCCTGTCCGTGGACGGCCAGGAGACGCCCGACTGGGGCGCCCTGCAGAGCACCATCCGTGAGAGCGGCGGAGCCACCACCATCGTGCTCGAGCGCGACGGCGAGACCCTCACCGTGCAGGCCGACGTGATCGAGTCCGAGGTGGCGTCGCTGGACGAGAACGGTGAACCCATCGTGCGCACCGACGCCGACGGGGAGCCGATCGTCGACGAACAGGGACGCTACATTCCGGAGACGGAGCCGGCCGGGTTCCTGGGATTCACTCCGCTCCAGGAACGCCAACCGCTCACCGCGGGCGAGACCGTCGTGGAGATCGGGACCATCTCCAAGGACGTCGTGGTCCACCTGGTCGCCCTACCGACCAAGATCCCCGGACTGTGGGAGGCGGCGTTCCTCGGCGGAGAACGCGAGGCCGACTCACCCGTGGGTGTCGTCGGAGCCTCGCGGTTGGGCGGTGAGATCGTCGCCATGGAGATTCCGGCCGTGGACCGCACCGTCATGATGTTGATGCTGCTCGCCACGGTGAACTTCTTCCTGTTCGCGTTCAACATGCTGCCGATCCTGCCGCTGGACGGCGGGCACATCCTCGGAGCCGTCTGGGAGTCGGTGCGGCGCTGGTGGGCGCGAATGTTCACCCGCCCGGACCCCGGTCCGTTCGACGTCGCGAAGCTCATGCCGGTGGCCTACGTGGTCGTGGCCTGCTTCATCGGCTTCAGCGTCCTGCTGCTCGTCGCCGACGTCGTCAACCCGGTGCGTCTCATCCAGTGA
- the dxr gene encoding 1-deoxy-D-xylulose-5-phosphate reductoisomerase: MGSTGSIGTQAIDIVRRHPDRLRVVALAGGGGRPDDLVRQAVELDVEAVAVAQESAADVVRSGLAQHGSPAKVLTGSAGVVEAAQWPSDVVLNGITGALGLESTLAALRSGRLLALANKESLIIGGPLVRDAARPGQIVPVDSEHYAIAQCFPHVPDDQLSSLAQGRVEGRPGDVSRVVVTASGGPFRGWSRSDLEAVTPEQALAHPTWNMGPVITVNSATLVNKGLEVIEAHLLFDVPFDQIEVVVHPQSVVHSMVEYVDGTTLAKASPPDMRIPIANGLAWPERLSEVAQPLDWTRASSWTFEPLDSDVFPAVALAAQVGRAGGTAPAVYNAANEEAVAAFLGTRLPFPAIVDIVAQVVSEHADAGERHAPTLDAVYAADAWARARSWELIDRS; this comes from the coding sequence CTGGGCAGTACCGGATCCATCGGGACCCAGGCGATCGACATCGTCCGCCGCCACCCCGACCGTCTGCGGGTCGTGGCTCTCGCCGGCGGCGGAGGGCGCCCGGACGACCTGGTGCGCCAGGCGGTCGAGCTCGACGTGGAGGCCGTGGCCGTCGCCCAGGAGTCCGCTGCCGACGTGGTACGTTCGGGCCTCGCTCAGCACGGTTCGCCGGCCAAGGTCCTCACCGGTTCCGCCGGTGTCGTCGAGGCCGCCCAGTGGCCGAGCGACGTCGTGCTCAACGGCATCACCGGAGCCCTCGGCCTGGAGTCGACCCTGGCCGCGCTGCGGTCGGGGCGCCTGTTGGCCCTGGCCAACAAGGAGTCGCTCATCATCGGCGGACCCCTGGTGCGCGACGCGGCGCGTCCCGGGCAGATCGTTCCGGTCGACTCCGAGCACTACGCGATCGCTCAGTGCTTCCCCCACGTCCCCGACGACCAACTCTCCAGCCTCGCGCAGGGGAGGGTGGAGGGGCGCCCCGGGGACGTGAGTCGTGTGGTGGTCACCGCCAGCGGTGGGCCGTTCCGCGGGTGGTCCCGGTCTGACCTCGAGGCGGTCACCCCGGAGCAGGCCCTCGCGCACCCGACCTGGAACATGGGTCCGGTCATCACCGTCAACAGCGCCACGCTCGTGAACAAGGGGCTGGAGGTGATCGAGGCGCACCTGCTGTTCGACGTCCCCTTCGACCAGATCGAGGTCGTCGTCCACCCCCAGTCCGTGGTGCACTCCATGGTCGAGTACGTCGACGGCACCACTCTGGCCAAGGCCAGCCCGCCGGACATGCGGATCCCGATCGCCAACGGTCTCGCCTGGCCGGAACGTCTGTCCGAGGTGGCACAGCCCCTCGACTGGACCCGCGCCAGCTCGTGGACCTTCGAGCCACTGGACTCGGATGTGTTCCCGGCCGTCGCCCTCGCGGCACAGGTGGGACGCGCGGGCGGCACGGCGCCCGCGGTGTACAACGCGGCCAACGAGGAGGCCGTGGCGGCGTTCCTGGGCACGCGTTTGCCATTCCCGGCGATTGTGGACATCGTGGCGCAGGTAGTCTCGGAACATGCGGACGCGGGGGAGCGTCACGCGCCGACGCTGGACGCCGTCTACGCCGCCGACGCCTGGGCCCGAGCCCGCTCATGGGAACTCATCGATCGGTCCTGA
- a CDS encoding trypsin-like serine peptidase: protein MARTLAASLVGTAASAVLFASAGPAIAAPAAPADPEERGTDTPEIVHHEAAATDNERNSVLSYWTDARMSAAEPLARLLEQTGGLTITGDPTQSAGSDAQAAQGVNPNSTGEPWPGGGTVVEATGRVFLTMGGNDYTCSAALVNAENRSTVVTAGHCVADGEGGWADNWVFVPGYDNGDEPYGRFAARDMLATDAWAENGDDEYDYAMVALHDNDAGTAPQDAAAALGIEFNAPVGEQVYTFGYPAAGRFDGNELHYCSGTTVEDPWGTDAYGVPCEMTQGSSGGPFLSDFDTSTGEGTVTSVISFKYSDDDSTQYGPRLGDEARNLYEQAASK from the coding sequence ATGGCACGTACACTCGCCGCGTCCCTCGTTGGGACCGCCGCCTCCGCCGTCCTGTTCGCCAGCGCGGGCCCCGCCATCGCCGCACCGGCCGCCCCCGCGGATCCGGAGGAGCGCGGCACCGACACCCCGGAGATCGTCCACCACGAGGCCGCCGCCACCGACAACGAACGCAACTCCGTCCTGAGCTACTGGACCGACGCCCGCATGTCCGCGGCCGAACCGCTGGCTCGCCTGTTGGAGCAGACCGGGGGGCTCACCATCACCGGCGACCCCACACAGAGCGCGGGCTCCGACGCACAGGCCGCCCAGGGCGTCAACCCCAACAGCACCGGTGAGCCCTGGCCGGGCGGCGGAACGGTGGTCGAGGCCACCGGGCGCGTCTTCCTCACCATGGGCGGCAACGACTACACGTGTTCTGCCGCGCTGGTCAACGCCGAGAACCGCTCCACCGTGGTGACGGCCGGCCACTGCGTCGCCGACGGTGAGGGCGGCTGGGCCGACAACTGGGTCTTCGTCCCCGGCTACGACAACGGCGACGAGCCGTACGGCCGTTTCGCCGCCCGGGACATGCTCGCCACCGACGCCTGGGCCGAGAACGGCGACGACGAGTACGACTACGCCATGGTGGCCCTCCACGACAACGACGCCGGCACCGCGCCACAGGACGCCGCCGCGGCGCTGGGGATCGAGTTCAACGCCCCCGTCGGCGAACAGGTGTACACCTTCGGTTACCCGGCCGCCGGCCGGTTCGACGGCAACGAGCTGCACTACTGCTCCGGCACCACGGTCGAGGACCCGTGGGGGACGGACGCCTACGGGGTGCCCTGTGAGATGACCCAGGGATCCAGCGGTGGCCCTTTTCTCAGCGACTTCGACACGAGCACCGGCGAGGGCACCGTGACCTCGGTGATCAGCTTCAAGTACTCCGACGACGACTCCACCCAGTACGGCCCCCGCCTCGGCGACGAGGCCCGGAATCTGTACGAACAAGCCGCGTCGAAATGA